In one Bacteroidota bacterium genomic region, the following are encoded:
- a CDS encoding YceI family protein — protein MIRKIILCIVFILSFYEGKLESPFKMNGNEYCFLESVQIEGRTNLNKFILFYDNPSQIPNFLNKSTLINSPAPGMEVVEFIIPIKDIQGKNENILSDFRTMMNSKAYPNVIVEIDKTNFLSIIDSRFQQKLYINLTFAGISNSIITEYTILENSNGKIKLQGLTKVKLSDFKLSPPKKILGLIKVQDVIFITFDILINESQLFNKTTIN, from the coding sequence ATGATTAGGAAAATAATCTTATGTATTGTTTTTATTTTGTCTTTTTATGAAGGGAAATTGGAAAGTCCTTTCAAGATGAATGGCAATGAATATTGTTTTCTGGAATCAGTTCAAATTGAAGGGAGAACAAATCTAAATAAGTTTATTCTCTTTTATGATAATCCGAGCCAAATACCAAATTTTTTAAACAAATCAACATTAATCAATTCTCCCGCTCCCGGGATGGAGGTTGTGGAATTTATAATTCCAATCAAGGATATTCAGGGAAAAAATGAAAATATACTGAGCGATTTTCGTACCATGATGAATTCGAAAGCTTATCCAAATGTGATTGTCGAAATTGATAAAACAAATTTTTTGTCAATTATTGACAGCCGATTTCAGCAAAAACTTTATATTAATTTAACCTTTGCCGGCATTTCAAATTCAATTATTACAGAATACACGATCCTCGAAAACTCCAATGGCAAAATTAAACTTCAAGGTTTAACCAAAGTTAAGTTGTCGGACTTCAAATTAAGCCCTCCTAAAAAAATCCTTGGACTGATAAAAGTTCAGGATGTTATTTTTATTACATTTGATATTCTAATTAATGAATCTCAATTATTTAATAAAACTACCATCAATTGA